CCCAATTGAGCCGATATCTTCCGGGCTGCTTCCTTCACCATTTCCGAATAGCGCGGAACCGCCTCTCGCGGCACCTGGTTCACCGTGGCACTGACGCCTATGGCGGCCTCCACCCGGTCGCCCTCGCCGAAGATAGGGGCGCCCAGGCAGCGGACACCCAGGCTGTTCTCTTCGTCATCTATGCCGTAGCCGACTTCGCGCACGTGCTCGAGCTCTTTCATGAAGCGCTGAACGGCCGTAATCGACTTCGGCGTTACCTTCCGCAAACCGCGTTCCTGGGCGATTCGGTGAACCTTTTCTTCCGGCTCATACGCGATCAGCGCCTTGCCCACACCGGTCGTGTGGATCTCCATGCGCTTACCCACCCAGGTGTCCATCTTGATGAAACCGGGCGAATCTACCTTCTCGATGTACACCGCTTCGTCGCCATCAAGGATTGCCAGGTGCACCGTGAGCTGGCTGCGATGCATCAGGTCGCGCATCACCGGCAGGGCAATTTCCCGGACGTCAATTCCTGCCAGCGCGTGCCGGCTCAGGTTCAGGACCTTCAGGCCGAGGTGATACCGGCCATCCTCTCCTCGCCGGACGTAACCATTCTTCTCAAGAGCGCGAAGAATATAGCTGGCGGAGCTCTTCGGAATCTCCAGACGGCGGCTGATGTCCGCGTTCGACATGCCTCCGGAACGCTGCGCCACTGCTTCCAGAATACCCAGGGCGCGCTCCACCGCGGTCGCCGGAGTCTCTTTTTCGGATCTGGTCACCACGGAATCATCGTACATTAGCCTGAATTACTGTTCAACATTTTGAACAACAAAGTTGACCTGCGGGAAACCTGGGCCTATGGTCTGTCCATCATAGTGAATCTGTGTTCAATATATTGAACACACTGCGATTCGCTTCGTGGGGGATGTACATGGCTGTTATCACCGCAATCGACCCGCGCATGAACTGCGCACCGCAGGACTTTGCTCCTGAACGCGACCTGCCGCAAGGTTTCCTGGAATTCTTCGTTCCACTGCATGAGCGCTTCACCACGCGTCAGCAGCAGTTCATTGCGCGCCGCGCTCATTGCCTGGAGCGTTCGCACAATGGCGAACGTCCCGACCATATGCCTGAATCTGACGCGTCAAAGAATTGGAAGATCAAACTTCCCGAATGGTGCCAGGATCAGCGCAACCAGATGACCGGCCCGGCCGACGATGCCGAACTCGTCGTCAAGATGCTCAATTCCGGCGCGCCCGGAGTCATGCTCGACCTCGAAGACTCCACGGCGAATCAGTGGGAAAACATCACGCGCGGCGTCACCAACATCCTCAAAGCGCTCCGTGGCGAGCTCTCGTACTTCGACAAGAAGCGCCAGCGCACCGTTACGATTCAACCGAGCAAGACGGTCATCTTCACGCGTCCGCGCGGCCTCCATATCTCGCAAGCCGGAGTGCTCGACGAGATCACGTCCGCCTCGCTCTTCGACGTCGCCTTGGTCGCTTATCAGGTTGATCCCTCGAAGCTGAAGCATCCCCTCTGCTTCTATATCCCGAAGTCCGAGTCGGCGCAGGAAGCCACCTGGTGGTGCGACGTGTTTCAAGCCATCGCAAAAGCGAAAGGCTTTCCGCGCGATTACATCAAGTGCATGGCGCTGGTGGAATCCCATCCGCTCGCATATCAGATGGAGGAGTTTGCTTACAACCTGCGCGACCACATTCTCGGCCTCAACCTTGGCCGCTGGGATTACATGGCGTCGCTCATCCATTTCAACCTGGACGATCCAAACTGGGTTCTGCCGGATCGCAACACCATCCCGCACGATGTCGCATTCTTTCAGCGCCTGCGCGAACTGATGGTTGAGATATGCCACAAGCACGGCCTGCTCGCGATCGGCGGCATGACCGCTCTTTACCCCAGCCGTGAGGACGCCGAACTTAACTCGCGCGCACTCGCCGTTCTGGAAAAGGACAAGAAGAACGAAGCCAACTGCCTGATGGATGGCGCCTGGACCGGCCATCCCGATCAGAACCAGATCGCAGTGGACCAGTTCCCGTACCCTAACCAACTCAGTCAGCGGCCGAAAAATATCGACCGTCACGTTGACCTTCGCCCGCAGCCAAACGGCGTCGGCAAACACACCGTTGCAGGGACACGTGCCGCGGTGCGAACGGTCATCCGCTATCGCAACGGCGTGCTCAACGGCAGAGGCGCGAGCCTGCTCGATGGCTACATGGAGGACCTCGCCACCGACCGTATTTATCGCCTGATGCTCGCGCAGCGCATGCGCCACACGGGCGAAGTACTTATTCACGACGACTCAGGCAACCCCGTGCAGCACAGCCCAGAATTCATCTCCCGCATCTTCGATGAAGAGCTGGAACGACTTCTGCGTGAGCTGCCCGCAGGAGCGACAGACGAAACGAAAGAGAAATTCCGGGAAGCTCGCCGTATCAGCGAAGAGATGATCCTGAACGGCCAGTTCAACCCGGTGTAGTTGTAGCGCCGGCGACTCGCCGGTTGTCGGGTGGGCATCTTGCCCACGCGCAAAACAGGCCGAACAGAGGTGACCGACTCGTAACAAAGACCGCTACTCGCGCGACGAGAGAGGATCGCAATGTCAAAGAATGGAAAGACCACGATGAACGACTGGAAAACGAACTCACGCTGGGACGGGATCGAGCGTCCGTACACAACCGAAGATGTGGACCGTCTCCGCGGCACTTTAAAGATCGAATACACGCTGGCCCGGCTTGGCGCCGAGCGTCTCTGGGACATGATGCACACCGGGCCTTATGTCGCCGCCCTTGGCGCCCTCACCGGGAACCAGGCCGTGCAGATGGTCTCCGCCGGACTCCAAGCAATCTACGTAAGCGGATGGCAGGTCGCCGCCGACGCGAACCTTTCCGGCCAGACATACCCCGATCAGAGTCTCTACCCAGCCGACAGCGTTCCCTCGCTTTGCAAGCGGATCAACAACGCGCTCATTCGCGCCGATCAGATCCATCACGCCGAAGGTAAGAACGGCGTCAATTGGTTCGTGCCGCTGGTCGCCGACGCTGAGGCCGGTTTCGGTGGGTGCCTCAACGCCTTCGAGTTGATGAAAGGCATGATCGAAGCAGGCGCTGCCTGTGTTCACTTCGAAGACCAGCTCTCTTCGGCGAAGAAGTGCGGTCACCTCGGCGGAAAGGTCCTCGTGCCGACGAACGAGGCCGTACAGAAACTCATCGCTGCTCGTCTTGCAGCCGATGTCATGGGCGTACCCACGCTCATCATGGCCCGCACCGACGCCAACAGCGCACAGCTCATCACCAGCGACATCGACGAGCGCGACCGCCAATTTATCGACAGTCCCGAGCGCACCTCCGAAGGGTTCTACCGATTACGCGGCGGCCTCGAATGCGCCATCGCGCGCGGACTCGCCTACGCGCCTTATGCCGATATGATCTGGTGCGAAACCTCAGAGCCGAACCTCGAGGAAGCGCGCCGCTTCGCCGAAGCCGTCCACGCGCAGTTCCCCAGCAAGATGCTCGCCTACAACTGTTCGCCGTCGTTCAACTGGAAGAAGAAGCTCGACGATCAGACCATCGCAAAATTCCAGTCCGAGCTGGGGAAAATGGGCTACAAGTTCCAGTTTGTGACTCTCGCCGGATTCCACGCTCTCAACCTGAGCGTCTTCGAACTCGCTCGCGCCTACAAAGACAGCGGTATGGCCGCTTACTCGCGCCTCCAGGAGAAGGAGTTCGCACGCGAAGCGAGCCACGGTTATGGCGCGGTGAAGCACCAGCGTTTCGTCGGCACCGGATACTTCGACCAGGTGGCGACGGTTGTTTCCAACGGCGCGTGCTCTACCACGGCATTGCGTGGGTCGACCGAGGAGGAGCAGTTTTCCGAGGTGAAGGCCCCGTTACAGATGCCGCCGGTCAGCGAACGCGAGGGGCTTTCGATGGCAGCTGAGACGTCGCGGTCGGAGCCCGAGCGCATGGCCGGCGACTAGTATCAGTCCTCCTCTATTGGCGCGCTCCGGCGCGCCTTTTTTTTGCTCATTACCGTTTACAAACTGAGTCGACCTGACGTACTATCCCGTGCCATTCGGCCCATCCTCTCGTAATCATGTCAACCCAAACGCTGCCCAGAGTCACCGTCACGACCAGGCGTCGCTTTAGCCTGCTCGACAAGTATTTCTATTTCGGCATGTCCCTGCTGACGATTGTTGTGATCGTCTACGGGTTCAGCTTCACCGTCGAGAAGAACCTTATCCATCCCACTCCAGCCCGTCCGCTGATGCTCTATCTCCACGCGGCGGTGTTCACGGGATGGCTTGGGTTCTTCACGCTTCAATCGTTCCTCGTGCGGATTCGCAACGTCGCTATGCATCGCAGAATCGGTTGGTTCGGCCTTGCATTGGGGATCGCCGTGCTTCTGGTCGGCATATCGACGACCCTCACCATGGTCCGTTTCAATCGCGACGTCATGCACTCCACTTTCGCCGAGTCGTTCATGCTCATCCCGCTGTTCGACATGCTCTGTTTCGGCGTGACGTTCGGACTGGCCATCAAATGGCGCAGACGACCGGAATATCACCGTCGACTGATTCTGGTTGCAACCTGCGCCCTGACCGCTGCCGGTTTCGGACGTTTTCCCGAGGCGATCCTTCCGAAGGAAGTTTTCTATCTCGGTGTGGACTTCCTGATCGTCCTCGGTGTCATGCGCGATCTGCTGGTGGACCGGACTGTCCATCGGGTGTACCGCTACGTGCTTCCTCTGTTCATGGTCGGTCAGACGATTGTCATCATCATCGTTGCCAAAGGCATGCCTTTCTGGCGCGCGATTGCTCATTCCTTGACAACCTGAAGTAGCCGTAAAGTGATTGTCCGCGGGAGCGGGTCCCCTTTATGCTTCCTGCAACTTGCGAGTCGCCATCATCAATGGACCCCGTGCAGCGGACGAGCGCACCCGCCCGTTCCGGCAGGCCATCGACGCCGAATGGACTGACGAAATCGGTCCGGGCCTCGATGCCATTCTCGTCTTTGGTGGCGACGGTACAGTGCATCGACACTTGAGCCGCCTCGCGGGAGCGATGTCTCCGGTTCTCGTCGTCCCGACCGGCAGCGGCAACGACTTCGCATCATCGCTGGGCATCCACAATCCCGGAGACTCGCTTCGCCTCTGGAAAAGGTTCATCGCCGGACAGGGAAGAGTCCACTGGATTGACCTCGGCTACGCCAACAGTGACGGCGACGAGCAGACCCACATCTTCTGCAACGTTGCCAACTTCGGACTCGATTCCGAAATCAATCGCCGAGCGAATGAGCTATCGCCGTTCTGGCGTGCCAACGGCGGATATGTACTATCGCTCTTCCCGGCCTTGCTGCGATACAGGGCACCAGTCATTAAGCTCATCGCCGACGGCCATCTCATTGAGCGTCCGATACTGCTGGCCGTGGCCGCGAATGGCACCCGTTACGGACGCGGTCTGAAAATTGCACCGCATGCCAATATGGAAGACGGCTTCCTCGATCTCTGCTTTGTCCGCGATACGTCGAAGGTCAAAGTAGCCGCGCTTTTCCCATTGGTCTACATCGGAAAGCATCTCAGCCTGAAGGAAGTCGAATACCTGCGCTTCCGGCATCTCCGCATCGAGTGTGAACATGCCCTCGACATTTACGCCGATGGCGAATTCCTCTGCCGTACTCCCGCCGAGATCCGCGCCGTACCGAATGCGCTCCCGGTAATCGCGCCATAGGTTTCCACAGCGGAATCTTCTAAACTCAATGTTTCCTTCCTTATGCCGGCCTATTGCGACGTCGCGCTGCCCGTGCCGCTCGACGCGGTGTTTACCTACCGCGTGGGTGACCACATCCCCGTGGTCGGCGGACGCGTTCTCGTGCCATTCCGGCAGAAGCGCCTTGCTGGCATCGTCGTCGAATTGCACGACCGCGAGCAGGCCATTGAGATCAAGCCCATCATTCAGGTCCTCGACCAACGGCCGGTGCTCGAACCCATCCTGCTCGATCTCGGCAAGTGGATCGCCTCGTATTACATCGCGCCACTCGGGGAAGTGCTGCGCACCATGGTGCCACTTGCGGCAGAAGTACGCTTCGCGCGCATCTACCGGATTACCGATCTCGGACTCACGGCCCTGCACGAATCGGCGACCGTCGGTTCTTCGCGACGCTCGCGTGTCACCCCCGAAGAGCAGATGGAGGAGTACGCCGTTCTCGACTACCTCTCGCAGCGCGAGGAACTGCGCGAACAAACACTGCGTAGCGCCGTGAAGTGCAGCCGCCGAACGCTGGACCGCCTGGTTGCTAAAAAGTGGATTCGGCGCGAAGACGTTTCCGCTGCACGCGATGCCAGTCGCACCGTATCCGTTGCGGTGCTGCACAAACCTGCTACAAGCGCTCAAGGCAAGCAGCGAAAGCTCAACAGCAATCAGCAGCAGGTCCTTGAAGCGCTAGCCGCCAACGAAGGACGTCTCGCCGTCGAGCATCTGCGATCGCTTGGCATTCCGCGTTCCACGATTGAATCGCTCAAATCACGCGGGCTCATCCAGATCGTCGAAGAGCAGGCAGACTTTCACGTTTCAGGCCTCAAGCCCAAGCCGTACGTACATCATGCGAGCTTCACTCCCATGCAGTCGGAAGCCTTCGACAAGATCCGCACTGCCGCGAACGCCAAGAAGTTTTCGGTCAGCTTGCTGCATGGTGTAACCGGTTCAGGAAAAACCGCCGTCTATCTCGCTGCCATGCGCGAGGTACTCGACGCCGGGCGCGCCGCCATCATGCTCGTCCCGGAAATCGGGCTCACTCCGGCAGCCGCCGCGCAACTCCACGACACTTTTGGTGACGAAGTCGCCATCCTTCACTCCGGACTTACCGACGACGAGCGTGCCG
This window of the Terriglobales bacterium genome carries:
- a CDS encoding IclR family transcriptional regulator → MTRSEKETPATAVERALGILEAVAQRSGGMSNADISRRLEIPKSSASYILRALEKNGYVRRGEDGRYHLGLKVLNLSRHALAGIDVREIALPVMRDLMHRSQLTVHLAILDGDEAVYIEKVDSPGFIKMDTWVGKRMEIHTTGVGKALIAYEPEEKVHRIAQERGLRKVTPKSITAVQRFMKELEHVREVGYGIDDEENSLGVRCLGAPIFGEGDRVEAAIGVSATVNQVPREAVPRYSEMVKEAARKISAQLGWRPHLHR
- the aceA gene encoding isocitrate lyase, which encodes MSKNGKTTMNDWKTNSRWDGIERPYTTEDVDRLRGTLKIEYTLARLGAERLWDMMHTGPYVAALGALTGNQAVQMVSAGLQAIYVSGWQVAADANLSGQTYPDQSLYPADSVPSLCKRINNALIRADQIHHAEGKNGVNWFVPLVADAEAGFGGCLNAFELMKGMIEAGAACVHFEDQLSSAKKCGHLGGKVLVPTNEAVQKLIAARLAADVMGVPTLIMARTDANSAQLITSDIDERDRQFIDSPERTSEGFYRLRGGLECAIARGLAYAPYADMIWCETSEPNLEEARRFAEAVHAQFPSKMLAYNCSPSFNWKKKLDDQTIAKFQSELGKMGYKFQFVTLAGFHALNLSVFELARAYKDSGMAAYSRLQEKEFAREASHGYGAVKHQRFVGTGYFDQVATVVSNGACSTTALRGSTEEEQFSEVKAPLQMPPVSEREGLSMAAETSRSEPERMAGD
- a CDS encoding diacylglycerol kinase family protein, whose protein sequence is MRVAIINGPRAADERTRPFRQAIDAEWTDEIGPGLDAILVFGGDGTVHRHLSRLAGAMSPVLVVPTGSGNDFASSLGIHNPGDSLRLWKRFIAGQGRVHWIDLGYANSDGDEQTHIFCNVANFGLDSEINRRANELSPFWRANGGYVLSLFPALLRYRAPVIKLIADGHLIERPILLAVAANGTRYGRGLKIAPHANMEDGFLDLCFVRDTSKVKVAALFPLVYIGKHLSLKEVEYLRFRHLRIECEHALDIYADGEFLCRTPAEIRAVPNALPVIAP